GACTCCAACAGAGGAGGGAAAACACTGCTCTAATCCCAGCTTCCTCTATGTGACTCTTGACTTTGAAGTCTTGAGAAGAAAGTGCAGTCTTGACAAAAAGCATGTGAGGACATGGGGCTTGGCACTAAACTGTGTGTCAACGTTTGTCATATCTAATTCAGTAATACCTTTACTGCGCTGTCTGAGAATGTGCAGCAGCTGTGAGGCTCCGGTCCTTTGAGCACTgatccagctcctcctccaggtgGCGCTCACTGATAGCAGAGGTAGTTGATAATGAGTTTTGGGACGTCCAGCTGACCGATGACCTTCAGAGCCCTGGTGCCCAGCTTGTTCCTCACAGCCAacctgctgagctgctgcagactCATGGGAGTGGCTGCAGACAGACGAAAGAGTTACATCAAAGTGTTTACAATATATAAGTCGTATCATATATGTTGACATTACACTGAATGATATGTTTCATGGCTGAAAAACAGATAACAGTATGAAACAATCCACTGGCTTACAAAGTGGATGTACGATGACACAATTCAGCAGCCACACAGTAATGAAGCACATCATAGTGTTGCCCAACAGCCAGACACTGTGGGAGAAAAGCAACACTTCAACTGACCTACATCTGTCTTTTCACAGGTGGGTTTGTAGCTCCAGTTAAGCGCCTTCTGTCACAGAATGAAACTTGATCAAAGGACAAACATCACACTCTTAGCTAACTTCAACTCCAGCAAAAACCCTTGCCGTGCTCAAGGATGTGGACAGGGAGCAGAAAATGAGTCTATGAGTGGCACAAGAGGTTCAGAAAGAGGCAGGATAACATGGAGGATGACCCAAAACCAAGATGTCCGCCAATAACAAGAACTGATGTCAGCATTCAGAAGGTCAAGGATCTGGCGCAGAGTTAATGCAGACTGACGATCAGAACTGTGGCTGAGAAACCGATTGAATAAGGAGTCGAGAGTCAGGGTCATCTTATAGTTTGGGCATGAATATGAAAAGTTGGTGCTCCATCTGTTCTATGAGAGCCCAAAGACCCGCCGTGTGGATGAGTCCCTGGATGTTTTGAAGCACTTACAGGGCAATCCAGGGTTTCTAAATAATGTCATCACCAGGGATAAAACCCGGGTCTTCCAGTACGATCCTGAGATCAAGCAACAGAGCCTCTATTGGAAGACACTCGAGTCATCCAGACCAAAGAAAGATGGTCCTAAGTGTCTTCTTGTTCGGTGTCAGGTGCTCAGACATCCCTCTGTTCATCAGTGCACCATAAGGACTGAGCAGGAGAAAACTAGAGCCAGATTTAAATCAGGTGAAggttttggattgttttttcaGTCTCTTAACTTTTCATTCAACCCTCATATCAATATTCTAAGTTTAGTTACTAAATGTAACTAtgatattaattttaataacaCCATATGGTATCAAACTATAATTATTTCTTTAATATGCTACTACATTCAGATTTTCAGCAAACATCTGCTCAGATCTAAAGAATAAAAACTGTCCTTGTTTCACTCTCTGACCCACTTTCTATATAAATCTGTGAACATTAACGATGTAAATCATCTCCTACGCATCCAGTTACAGTGACTCAGGCCTGGTTCTCCAGCCCCATATCCCAGTATCGTGGTAAACAACAGGTGTCATCGATCCAAATCCTCCTCAACTGTAAAATGATCCTTGCTTGCCATCTGCTGGTGCTGTGCTGACACTGCACTCaatacagcagcacaaactggCCCATCCAAATGgtaatgtttgttttctgtgtggcCTTAACGTTTGTGAAAACTTACTCTCATAAAATTTCAGGCAGGCTGCAGAGGGAGAGCCTGGTGTGGTGTAGTCCACAGGTTTCTTGTCGTGGTGATCTCTGGCGTAGATGTTGGCCCCAAACTCCACCAGGATCTCAATCATCTCAACTCGCATGCTTTTAGCGGCGTGGTGCAGTGGAGTCTCGTGTAGCCTTGCAGCGTTCACTTTAGCACCTACAAGGAAAATGAAAGTCATTTCTTGAAGGAGTATGCAggtgttattttaaattttcttacTGCCAATaactctgaaatgaaaatacCCAAAACAATAATGTGTAACCTCCTCAGTCAATAATTTAATTTGCCTACCCTACCTACGTCTCTCACAACCAAGGCCACTAACTCTAACATAAGACTCACAGATGTGTAGttgctgaaaagaaaacatttagtgAACAGTTGGAAACATTTAACCTGCCTTTCTAGCATCTTATGTCACATTTAAGATTATTGGAAACCTTAATGTAGTTTATCTTGACAGCTTATGCTCTATGTTACGAACCCGGCTCCAAAGGCCGTAAACGATGCAGTGAAAACAACCAGGGAGAACGTTTAAAAGCCCAAAGTCAGAGCATTTATTTATAAGTAAAAGCAAGCAGATGGCAACAACAGCCCAGCCACATGGGCTGCGCCCCAACAGTCACAGAGTCAGTGTAAGGAGAGAGAGTCCTGAGGCAGCCCCAACGCCAGACAGCCCAACTCTCCCTTGTGCGCGCCCCAAAGGGAGAGCCCCAGAGAGAGAGCTCTGCACCAATGCGGACTCCAATGCCAGAGTGAGCCCCAGCTCGACAGCAGAAGCCAGCTTTTATCCTCCGAGAACCGGAAGTCAGACTGGGTCCTTTACCGTCCTCGGTCGCCTCCTATCAGCttcttgaaaataaaacaaacattaggCTCACCACACTAGCAGCAGGATGGGGCCGTCACACCCCCACCCAtaaaaaagcaggttcccaCTGGAACCCTGCGCTGCGCTATTCATGTCCACTTTACTCGGCCACCACCAATTACAacgatgtatgtgtgtgttcttacAACACCCGCCTAGACCAACAGATACAGCCTGGCCACGGGACCACACAGCCACGCCTTTTCCGCCCACTCTCCAACCCAGCAACTGGTGCACACAGAGCTATATTTAAGGGAGAGAAGAGTGAGAAggtgaaagcaaacaaacaatcacagaaCTGGCGCACGAGACAAAGCGTCAGCTTGCTGCTCCACCACCAGCTCACTACGAGACAGGGACACAGGAAAATCAGACATTCAATGAACATTCTTAACATTTTCCTCTTTCACATCCTGAGAGCACGACATGGCCCAAGTCACTGCACACGCTGTAAACACATGTGGAAACTGCTTGCAACTCTCATCAACTTGAGGAAACATGAGCGACACCGGCTCCATCTCAGCTGGCCCCGTTAAAGGCGCAGCATCTGCCTTATTACACACAGGTGCAGCTAAACCAGCCCCCTTTGGCTTGGCCTGCACCCCCCTGGACTTCGCTTTCCACACCTGACAGTCTGCTTTAATGTGACCACGTCTCTGACAATAGTGACAAATCCGATCACCACAACGTGCAGCAGCACCTTTAAACTCCAACTGTCTCGTAGCATTAGACCGATCAAAGCCCTCGCTCCGCGTGTCTCTTTGTCTACCAGAACCATAATACTGGTCAGAACCCATATTGTGAAAATACTCTTTATGAGTCAGCATGTACTCGTCTGCCAATACCGCTGCATCCGACACCTTCGTCGCCTTTTGTTCGTTAATATAAGTTGCAATCTTCTCCGGTAAACAGTTTTTGAATTCCTCCATCAAAATCAATTCCCATAACTGGTCAAAATTCTTAACATTCTGCGCGGCGCACCACCGGTCAAATAATGCAGCTTTATCTCATCCAAATTCCACATAATTCTGACTCACAGTTTTCCTACCACGGCAAATTTTTTGCCGGTACACCTCTGGCACAAGCTCATATGCCCTTTCCACTGCACTCTTGACTTTGTCATAATTTAAACTATCCTCAGGTGAAAGCGAGGCATATGCTTCTTGCGCCCCGCCTGTCAATACACACTGCAAAAGCAACGGCCACACATTCTTTGGCCAACTCAACGTTGTCGCCACACGctcaaataatacaaaatacttATCTACGTCTCTCTCTGTAAACGGTGGAATTAAACGAATACACTTACTAACATCAAAATCAGACTCAACTGGACTGCTGCTCGGCTGACTGACCACCTGCGTTGCCTCGCATCTCGCCGCTGCTTCCATTTCCAATTTACACAATTCAGAATCGATCTCCAAACGACACATAGCCAGCTTCAACTCCATCTTACGCACCTCAGCATCGGGTGCTCCAACAGCAGGTGCTCCAACCCCGGCTTTGGCGGTCACCGCTATAACAGGAGGCAAAATGCTTTTCTCAGCCGATGCGGAATGAATTTGCTGTTTGATATTTGCCTTTTTATCCTGCTTTACCACAGGTATTTCCAAATGCGCAGCAATAGACATCAGATTATTTTTAGTACAATCATTAAGCTTCTCCAACGTTGGCTCAGCCACAAAATCCTCTACACTGAACTCCATCCTTGACCAAATACGCAAAAAATACAGTACGGGAAAACCCACTGTGCAATAAAGTGCCACTGTGCATCCAGTGCAAAGCAACGGGTCCAAACACCCAATGCCCCCTCTGCTCTTCACACCTAGCACAAGCTCACCTGCGGAACTACTCCTAACTCTTCACGTGGTTCGACGGTGGGTTGATTAAGCATGTTACCGTGGAAATCCACGCTCTGCCCCCGAGAACATTGCTTGCGCAATGAACGCCAACCGCTTCCCCACGGCACTACCAAAACAATAAACAGGTGAAGCCGAAAGCGGCGACACCTCTCCGCCTAACAAGGGACACGGATGCAAGCCGACCCAGCACCTACTGCACTAGATACCAAAACAGCCACTCTAATCACTTGTATCTCGCGGCCAAAATTACCAAACCGCTCCACTGATTGCACACCACACACCTGAAAACGCTGCCACTTAAGCGCTCCCAAAAGTAGGTCACTAGATCAACACGTCTAGGAGATGTCACCAACCCAAACCATGCGTAAAAACGCTCCCAGCAACGGACAAGCCCCCATGTTACGAACCCGGCTCCAAAGGCCGTAAACGATGCAGTGAAAACAACCAGGGAGAACGTTTAAAAGCCCAAAGTCAGAGCATTTATTTATAAGTAAAAGCAAGCAGATGGCAACGACAGCCCAGCCACATGGGCTGCGCCCCAACAGCCACAGAGTCAGTGTAAGGAGAGAGAGTCCCGAGGCAGCCCCAACGCCAGACAGCCCAACTCTCCCTCGTGCGCGCCCCAAAGGGAGAGCCCCAGAGAGAGAGCTCCGCACCAATGCGGACTCCAATGCCAGAGTGAGCCCCAGCTCGACAGCAGAAGCCAGCTTTTATCCTCCGAGAACCGGAAGTCAGACTGGGCCCTTCACCGTCCTCGGTCGCCTCCTATCAGCttcttgaaaataaaacaaacattaggCTCACCACACTAGCAGCAGGATGGGGCCGTCACATCTAAAAGtttcaaaatataaacataaaatactgACACCTTACTGATAGTTAAAAGAATAATCACAATTGTTCAATTCAAAGTTCTCCACTACAAAATGCAGTAGCTAAAAAACTGtcatttacaaaaacatttagtaAGAATGGCtatcatgaaaacaaaataatgaatttGTTTGGTAATAGAACACCTGGTGTTTGTAACTGATCTGAAATAGGACAGGAAAAGCTCATAAAGTCAACAATGCTTACAACTGTGTGGCTTTTCCACAAAGTAAAACTAGTAGCAACCTGGAAGGGAGAAAATCAAGGTAAAAATCGCTTAATAAAATGTCCATTTATACAATATACGCTAAGGACAAACTGATTATCAGCCTCAGTGGGAAATTTTTGGTACAGATTATGTTCGAACCAATTCCTAATAAAGTcagtttattttctctgtttctacAGTGGCTGCCTCACTCTGTCTGCCTGTAGTCACCTACAGCACTACCTCACTGATCACACATCACAACAGAGAAATGTCGGAAACTTCCTTTTCAATTTAACAGAAGGAacacatacataaataaacaaaggcATTTCAACTAAGTTTGTGTTGAAGTTTGTATTAACCAAAACACCAAGATTTTTATGTTATTGTAAATGTGTATCAATTCCAAATATCTTTGATTATTAATGATGAAAACTGACCCTAAAAAGGCGTTTGTGTGGACCCCTTGTATACACAGTTTGTTCCTCAAAGGCTGGAAGTACCTGCTATGACCTTATGTCTGCTGGGTATCAGGCTCTAGTGCCAGCTGAGGTCACAGGTGTTATTATTAGAGATCAGCTACACTGGAATTACAACATCCACACTAATGACCTGCAAAATGTGAGAGCagcacagaaataaacatgatgcAACATCTGGCTGGGTACATTTTCCCATACTGTTTTAGCACAGACACTCACCTGCATTGAGTAGCACTTTAACACAGTTTGTGTGTTCATTAACACAAGCCACGTGCAGCGGGGTCCCGTAGTAAAGATCGTACGCCTCAAGACAAGCACCCATGGCTATCAACAGCTCCACACAGTCCGAGTTccctgaaagaaaagcacatgGCATATTGTCATTGAGTTTGAGTCACAAACATTAtcatttggcaagaaaatattATACT
This is a stretch of genomic DNA from Acanthochromis polyacanthus isolate Apoly-LR-REF ecotype Palm Island chromosome 1, KAUST_Apoly_ChrSc, whole genome shotgun sequence. It encodes these proteins:
- the asb13a.2 gene encoding ankyrin repeat and SOCS box protein 13, whose product is MEIEHMQPYFFGDIGCWVERTEVHKAASLGQASQLQHLIQSGASVNLVAVDSITPLHEACLRGQAQCVQLLLDAGAQVDARNVDGSTPLCDACSAGSLECVKILLEHGAKANPALTSRTASPLHEACVGGNSDCVELLIAMGACLEAYDLYYGTPLHVACVNEHTNCVKVLLNAGAKVNAARLHETPLHHAAKSMRVEMIEILVEFGANIYARDHHDKKPVDYTTPGSPSAACLKFYETTPMSLQQLSRLAVRNKLGTRALKVIGQLDVPKLIINYLCYQ